One segment of Purpureocillium takamizusanense chromosome 7, complete sequence DNA contains the following:
- the FOL1 gene encoding trifunctional dihydropteroate synthetase (COG:H~EggNog:ENOG503NUR7~BUSCO:EOG09260LJ8) produces MTFSTVRGSVPQGLRHYRRFYSHRTGLGLCIQTSVSRQPPARDLSPRPGAHEPRHVRPSRLHSGCACHSAPRKVKAYIALGSNLGDRVAEIEKACREMDRRGILVKRTSSLWETKPMYVMDQGQFINGVCEVETDLEPLALLDQLQAIENAMGRHKVVDKGPRNIDLDVLLYGNQTVNHDRLKVPHIGIPEREFVLRPLAELIPSHPLDSSRPWKLVQDYLNELPAREPLSPVIPLRPTSPALTPLVHNRKTHVMAILNLTPDSFSDGGRHSLENLSGVIVDIARSGATVIDVGGQSTAPGRPEVTAEEEAARVVPAVELIRSLPEARDMAISVDTYRARVAEMAVASGADIINDVSAGMLDPDMLPTAARLGATICLMHMRGTPRSMVDLTSYPDGLIPTVAKELLGRVTAAEEAGVRRWRMILDPGIGFAKTAAQNLELLRGLAELRNWPGLEGLPWLVGASRKSFVGKATGVVEPSERIWGTAATVAAAVQGGADVVRVHDAREMTKVAAMSDAIWRSA; encoded by the exons ATGACCTTTTCAACAGTCCGAGGCTCTGTGCCCCAGGGCCTACGGCACTACCGACGATTTTATTCGCACCGGACTGGACTGGGCCTCTGTATTCAGACGTCTGTTTCGCGCCAACCGCCGGCAAGGGACCTCTCTCCTCGACCTGGAGCACATGAGCCGCGCCATGTTcggcccagccgcctccaCTCCGGCTGCGCGTGTCACAGCGCGCCTCGAAAGGTGAAAGCATATATAGCGCTCGGGAGCAACCTTGGagaccgcgtcgccgagatcGAAAAGGCGTGCAGGGAGATGGACCGCAGGGGCATCCTCGTCAAGCGCACCAGCAGCCTGTGGGAGACCAAACCTATGTACGTGATGGATCAAGGCCAATTCATCAATGGCGTTTGCGAG GTCGAGACGGATCTTGAGCCGTTAGCCTTGCTGGACCAGCTTCAGGCCATTGAAAACGCCATGGGCCGTCACAAAGTCGTCGACAAGGGCCCCCGCAACATTGACTTGGACGTGCTGCTCTATGGAAATCAGACGGTCAACCACGACCGACTCAAGGTCCCCCATATTGGCATCCCTGAACGCGAGTTCGTCTTGAGGCCGTTGGCCGA GTTAATTCCCTCACATCCGCTTGACTCGTCTAGGCCGTGGAAGCTCGTGCAGGACTACCTCAACGAGCTGCCGGCGCGGGAGCCACTCTCGCCCGTCATACCGCTGCGGCCCACGTCCCCGGCCCTCACGCCACTGGTACACAACCGCAAGACCCATGTCATGGCAATCCTCAATCTGACGCCAGACTCCTTCTCTGATGGAGGACGCCACAGCTTGGAGAACCTGTCGGGGGTGATAGTCGACATTGCTCGTAGCGGGGCCACCGTTATCGATGTTGGCGGCCAGTCAACGgcccccggccggccagagGTAACggctgaagaagaagcagcccGTGTCGTCCCTGCCGTCGAGCTCATCCGATCCCTGCCCGAGGCGCGTGACATGGCCATCAGCGTCGACACCTACCGTGCGCGCGTCGCAGAGATGGCTGTTGCCAGTGGAGCCGATATCATCAATGATGTCTCGGCTGGAATGCTAGACCCGGACATGCTGCCGACTGCTGCCCGACTGGGCGCAACCATCTGTCTGATGCACATGCGGGGAACACCAAGGTCCATGGTGGACCTCACGTCATATCCGGACGGTCTCATCCCTACAGTGGCTAAGGAGCTCCTGGGCCGCGTCACGGCCGCTGAGGAGGCAGGCGTccggcgatggcggatgATTCTCGATCCCGGTATTGGATTcgccaagacggcggcgcaaaACCTTGAACTTCTGCGGGGCCTTGCAGAGCTGAGAAactggcctggcctggaaGGCTTGCCGTGGCTCGTGGGCGCGAGCCGAAAGTCCTTCGTGGGCAAGGCGACGGGAGTGGTAGAGCCGTCTGAGCGGATTTGGGGAACGGCTGCGACAGTGGCGGCTGCTGTGCAAGGAGGAGCCGACGTGGTCCGCGTGCATGACGCACGAGAGATGACCAAGGTGGCTGCCATGTCGGATGCCATCTGGAGATCTGCCTAG